A window from Gottschalkiaceae bacterium SANA encodes these proteins:
- a CDS encoding carbonic anhydrase: protein MKKGIQRLDDILFYNKEFVENKKYEQYETSKHPEKKMVVLSCMDTRLTELLPQAMNIKNGDAKIVKNAGATIMHPFGSIVRSILVAVYEFEAEDLFVVGHYGCGMSNLDGGLLLEKMKKRGVTQMTIDTLQYSGIDVESWLHGFESEKAAVEESVEALVNHPLMPSGVRVHGLLMDPATGKLDVVIDASK, encoded by the coding sequence ATGAAAAAAGGAATTCAACGGTTAGACGATATTTTATTCTATAACAAGGAATTTGTAGAAAACAAAAAATATGAGCAGTATGAAACATCCAAGCATCCTGAGAAGAAGATGGTTGTCTTATCATGTATGGATACTCGATTAACAGAGCTGCTGCCTCAGGCTATGAATATAAAAAATGGTGATGCTAAAATTGTGAAAAATGCTGGTGCAACCATTATGCATCCCTTTGGTAGCATTGTCAGAAGTATTCTGGTTGCCGTATACGAGTTTGAAGCGGAAGATCTCTTTGTTGTTGGCCATTATGGTTGTGGTATGAGTAATCTGGACGGTGGTCTTTTGTTGGAAAAGATGAAAAAACGTGGCGTTACTCAAATGACGATCGATACTCTTCAGTACTCGGGTATCGATGTGGAATCCTGGTTGCATGGATTTGAGTCGGAGAAAGCAGCTGTTGAAGAGAGTGTAGAAGCCTTAGTAAACCATCCCTTGATGCCAAGTGGGGTACGCGTTCATGGCTTGCTGATGGATCCTGCAACGGGGAAGTTGGACGTTGTGATCGATGCAAGTAAATAA
- the iadA gene encoding beta-aspartyl-peptidase, translated as MMKLIKNVHIFTPEDEGIKDILICFDKIMKIDKNISLELEDFEIIDGSNLIAVPGYIDQHVHITGGGGEGGMHTRVPEVMLSDLVKNGITTVVGLLGTDSVTRNVESLLAKTKALNEEGITAYMLTGAYEFPSPTITGSVKKDISMIQEIIGVKIAISDHRDSRITIQELSRLATEARVGGLIGGNAGLVTLHLGDGKEGLEPIRRIVEETDIPMKHFLPTHINRNSRLLAEGLDYARSGGFIDLSATKNPVSSPATIVSKLEDDFPFERITFSSDGNGSTSSYDDHGNLLRISAMSVDTMPYQVKTLVCENEFSVEKAVRFVTTNVAKVLSIYPQKGTLQVGSDADLVLLDKQYQVDTVFAKGRMMMKNKEILVNGTYES; from the coding sequence ATGATGAAGCTCATTAAAAATGTGCATATATTTACACCTGAAGATGAAGGCATAAAGGATATTCTTATTTGTTTTGATAAGATTATGAAAATCGATAAAAATATCTCGCTTGAGTTGGAAGACTTTGAAATCATTGATGGAAGCAACCTGATTGCCGTACCGGGATATATCGATCAGCATGTTCACATTACCGGTGGAGGTGGCGAAGGCGGTATGCATACTCGTGTTCCTGAAGTTATGCTTTCTGATCTCGTAAAAAATGGGATTACTACGGTCGTTGGATTGCTTGGAACCGATTCGGTTACCCGGAATGTAGAATCTCTTCTTGCTAAAACGAAAGCCTTGAATGAGGAAGGCATCACAGCCTATATGCTGACGGGTGCATATGAGTTTCCTTCTCCAACGATAACCGGAAGTGTTAAGAAAGACATTTCCATGATCCAAGAAATTATCGGTGTGAAAATTGCAATTTCTGATCATCGGGATTCCAGAATCACCATTCAGGAACTTTCTCGCTTAGCCACAGAAGCAAGGGTGGGTGGGTTGATTGGAGGAAACGCCGGACTTGTTACCTTGCACTTGGGGGATGGGAAGGAAGGACTAGAGCCGATTCGACGCATTGTCGAAGAAACCGATATTCCCATGAAGCATTTCCTTCCTACTCATATTAATCGAAACTCACGTCTTTTAGCCGAGGGGCTTGATTATGCAAGAAGTGGCGGTTTTATTGATCTCAGTGCAACTAAAAATCCAGTCTCTTCTCCTGCAACTATTGTGTCGAAATTGGAGGATGATTTTCCGTTTGAAAGGATTACGTTCAGTTCTGATGGGAATGGTAGTACTTCAAGCTATGACGACCATGGAAACTTGCTTCGAATTTCTGCTATGTCGGTTGATACGATGCCCTATCAAGTTAAGACCTTGGTTTGTGAAAATGAATTTTCTGTTGAGAAAGCAGTTCGGTTTGTCACCACCAATGTAGCAAAGGTTCTTAGCATTTATCCTCAGAAGGGGACTTTACAAGTTGGTTCTGACGCTGATCTTGTTTTGCTGGACAAACAGTATCAAGTTGATACTGTTTTTGCAAAAGGAAGAATGATGATGAAAAATAAAGAAATTCTCGTAAATGGAACTTATGAAAGCTAA
- a CDS encoding leucyl aminopeptidase, translating into MNLSMKKDWKKSAFDGLLIPMFEEELAFEGLEVPFEQLMETKRFEGKVGSHYTITKLQDGLFVNIVLLGLGKRGEIGYRKLLNVLGDGFRTLKKQKVKKGALVFDRGNLASNDTYVKAAVEASIMADYLFDDFKSKQEGEESEELDFSILVEDPDQYVHVFEEAEILATANLVARDLVNQPANVINSVTLAQRVEELGKENGFEVEIKELEEIQALQMEAFLSVARASDIEPRLIIMRYMGDPASDEILGYVGKGLTYDAGGLSIKPTASMVTMKDDMGGSAAVIGAMCAIAEAKLKRNVVAVVAACENMISGSSYRPGDIIGSMGGKSIFIGNTDAEGRLTLIDAMHYIVNEEKVTKVLDIATLTGAALHCTGSAASVAIATDDQFFADVNESFSLSGEQIWRMPIFDEYKELIKHEEADLTNTAGKPGTITAGLFIGEFNGGLPWVHIDIAGTIWSTKEEGILSKGGTGIAVRPLYYLAKA; encoded by the coding sequence ATGAATTTATCTATGAAAAAAGACTGGAAGAAATCTGCATTTGATGGGTTGCTGATACCTATGTTTGAAGAAGAATTGGCTTTTGAAGGCCTTGAGGTTCCCTTCGAGCAATTGATGGAAACGAAGCGCTTTGAAGGTAAGGTTGGATCGCATTATACCATAACGAAATTGCAAGATGGGCTCTTTGTAAATATTGTGTTGTTGGGTCTGGGAAAACGTGGTGAGATCGGATATCGAAAATTGCTGAATGTTTTGGGCGATGGATTTCGAACATTGAAGAAACAAAAGGTGAAAAAAGGTGCCCTTGTCTTTGATCGTGGGAATCTTGCATCCAATGATACCTATGTAAAAGCAGCGGTTGAAGCGTCTATTATGGCAGACTACCTTTTTGATGATTTCAAATCGAAGCAAGAGGGTGAAGAATCGGAAGAACTTGATTTTTCAATCCTTGTTGAAGATCCCGATCAATATGTTCATGTTTTTGAAGAGGCGGAGATTCTGGCAACGGCGAATTTAGTAGCCCGAGATTTGGTGAATCAACCGGCAAATGTGATCAATTCTGTTACTTTGGCACAGCGGGTCGAGGAATTAGGCAAAGAAAACGGGTTTGAAGTCGAGATTAAAGAACTAGAAGAAATTCAAGCCCTGCAGATGGAAGCCTTTCTTTCAGTTGCTCGGGCATCGGATATCGAACCTCGATTGATCATCATGCGTTATATGGGAGATCCTGCAAGCGATGAGATCCTTGGATATGTGGGAAAGGGATTGACCTATGATGCCGGCGGGCTGTCCATTAAACCGACAGCTAGCATGGTGACCATGAAAGATGACATGGGTGGTTCGGCTGCTGTTATTGGAGCTATGTGCGCAATTGCAGAGGCAAAGCTTAAACGTAATGTTGTAGCTGTTGTAGCGGCATGTGAGAATATGATTTCCGGCTCTTCTTATCGACCTGGAGATATTATTGGATCCATGGGTGGCAAGTCGATCTTTATCGGCAATACAGATGCAGAGGGGCGTCTTACATTAATTGATGCCATGCATTATATCGTAAATGAAGAGAAGGTAACCAAGGTGTTGGATATTGCGACCCTGACGGGAGCAGCCTTGCATTGTACGGGGAGCGCAGCCTCTGTGGCCATTGCTACAGATGATCAGTTTTTCGCAGATGTTAACGAATCATTTTCTCTTAGTGGAGAGCAGATTTGGCGAATGCCGATTTTTGACGAATATAAGGAATTGATCAAGCATGAAGAGGCGGATTTGACCAATACAGCCGGGAAACCAGGAACCATAACTGCGGGACTGTTTATTGGCGAATTTAATGGTGGTTTGCCATGGGTGCATATCGATATTGCTGGGACCATCTGGTCGACAAAGGAAGAAGGTATTTTATCCAAAGGCGGCACAGGCATTGCAGTGAGACCGCTTTACTATTTGGCTAAAGCATAG
- a CDS encoding creatininase family protein, translating to MRLSDITSKEFEDKRECVDIVVIPVGSLEAHGQHLPLGTDIFAPGLICDRIEKRMGDRAWIAPGISYGQSDSLSVYPGTITIPSEVMAEYVFYVGKSFYDQGVKKIILMNGHGGNVVALRLAAEKLSRIGAAAVVVNWWMDYLDDILTITKTRGHAGEDETSAMMYYNEDLVDMSTLFTNLHKSKYRVYFPNSGLIDLKHAVTGDPTEASREKGEKIFDMLEEKMCELITFMENEEYLVNED from the coding sequence ATGAGATTAAGTGATATTACATCAAAAGAGTTTGAGGATAAAAGAGAGTGTGTTGATATTGTTGTGATTCCAGTAGGTTCTTTAGAGGCGCATGGCCAGCATCTTCCTTTAGGAACAGATATTTTCGCACCAGGATTGATCTGCGACCGCATTGAGAAACGGATGGGGGATCGTGCATGGATTGCACCTGGAATTTCGTATGGTCAAAGTGATTCCTTGTCGGTCTATCCGGGGACAATAACCATTCCATCAGAAGTAATGGCAGAGTATGTTTTTTATGTTGGAAAGAGTTTTTATGACCAAGGCGTAAAGAAAATTATTCTGATGAACGGGCATGGTGGAAATGTTGTGGCTTTGCGATTGGCTGCAGAAAAACTTTCTCGCATTGGAGCAGCGGCAGTTGTAGTGAATTGGTGGATGGATTATTTAGATGATATACTGACCATAACAAAAACTAGAGGTCATGCTGGAGAAGATGAAACTTCTGCCATGATGTACTATAATGAGGACTTGGTTGATATGAGCACGCTGTTTACGAATCTTCACAAGTCTAAATATCGTGTTTACTTTCCAAATTCGGGACTTATTGATTTGAAGCATGCAGTTACAGGTGATCCGACGGAAGCCAGTAGAGAAAAAGGCGAGAAGATTTTTGATATGCTTGAAGAAAAAATGTGTGAACTGATTACTTTTATGGAAAATGAAGAGTATCTTGTAAACGAGGACTAG
- a CDS encoding DUF2207 domain-containing protein, giving the protein MKKWLVNGLIILCLTLAFQGAAFADQYYNIKNYDVKIDVAEDNTYAIRETIDVYFNQARHGIYRDIPIRNYGYSHRIEGLRVYDPVTRKAIPFESSQSGSEMSIKIGDPDEYVAGDQTYRIEYSYDGGDDRTRDYDEFYFNLIGNAWDSTIDSVTFRVTMPKSFDSSKLNVTAGRAGSTDNSQVSWEVKGNVITGEALGLRPFEGLTVALNLPQGYYEDVSEPYSMIWIIVLYGLLVLALIGAILVRNGNFKSSQIVPVLSFYPPDDLNPAEMAYVFGEEQLSNENVASLIVYWASKGYLRIVEDEKPGLFGNKEEVYFERLVESSQLPSGYERILFSELFAYGYGDTVHIDDLKEKFYEDLNVTREFIRDQYRDEREILENKTQYGAGAIAFLIMLVSTFLLAPYVQVILGIPFLGALIPTAIVLLILWLIPYAIASRRPGRRGAKKGVKIVRYLFTGIFLSQFFIVSRVIFRDIQWSEISFSSLMLYPLIALVLYIAVMYSIGKVKRYTPFAQDLLNRIHGFKNFLETAKLDKLHMLFKENPEYFYDMLPYVMIFGSTEIWDEYMRMIAVTGPDWYVSNRPFRAYYMMNTVNHSFARMSAAPQQSSSGGGSVGGGGGGGGGGSW; this is encoded by the coding sequence ATGAAAAAGTGGCTTGTCAACGGATTAATCATTCTCTGTCTGACCCTTGCTTTTCAAGGGGCGGCTTTTGCCGATCAATACTACAATATAAAAAACTATGACGTGAAGATCGATGTTGCCGAAGATAATACCTATGCGATTCGAGAGACCATCGATGTGTATTTTAATCAGGCGCGGCATGGGATCTATCGGGATATCCCCATTCGAAACTACGGATATTCTCATAGAATTGAAGGCTTGCGGGTATATGATCCAGTGACGAGGAAAGCTATTCCTTTTGAAAGCAGTCAATCTGGTTCTGAAATGAGCATTAAAATTGGCGATCCAGATGAGTATGTGGCTGGGGATCAGACTTATCGCATTGAATATAGCTACGATGGCGGAGATGATCGAACTCGAGATTATGATGAATTCTATTTCAACCTGATTGGGAACGCGTGGGATTCGACGATTGACTCGGTTACCTTTCGAGTGACCATGCCTAAATCTTTTGATTCTTCAAAATTAAATGTGACGGCCGGCAGAGCGGGATCCACAGACAATAGCCAAGTAAGTTGGGAAGTTAAAGGGAACGTAATCACTGGTGAAGCCCTTGGTTTAAGACCTTTTGAGGGTCTTACTGTCGCCCTTAATTTACCACAGGGCTATTATGAGGATGTATCAGAGCCTTATTCCATGATTTGGATCATTGTCCTTTACGGATTATTAGTCCTTGCTTTGATCGGAGCAATACTTGTTCGTAATGGCAATTTTAAAAGTAGCCAAATTGTGCCTGTATTAAGTTTTTATCCACCTGATGACTTGAATCCAGCAGAAATGGCTTATGTGTTTGGAGAAGAACAGTTAAGCAATGAGAACGTTGCGTCTTTGATTGTCTATTGGGCGTCTAAGGGATATCTTCGTATTGTAGAAGATGAAAAACCGGGACTATTTGGCAACAAAGAAGAGGTGTATTTCGAGCGTCTTGTTGAGTCCTCACAGTTGCCGTCAGGATACGAGAGAATCTTGTTTAGTGAATTGTTTGCTTATGGCTATGGAGATACAGTTCATATTGATGATTTAAAAGAAAAATTCTATGAGGATTTAAATGTCACCCGGGAATTTATTCGGGATCAATATCGAGACGAGCGCGAAATATTGGAAAACAAGACGCAATATGGTGCTGGCGCAATTGCATTTTTGATCATGCTTGTTTCCACGTTCTTATTGGCTCCCTATGTCCAAGTCATTCTTGGAATTCCATTTCTTGGTGCTTTAATACCCACTGCTATTGTTCTTTTGATTCTTTGGTTGATTCCTTATGCCATTGCATCGAGAAGACCTGGGAGACGTGGGGCAAAAAAAGGTGTGAAAATTGTTAGGTATTTGTTCACGGGTATTTTTCTTAGCCAATTTTTCATTGTGTCGCGGGTTATATTTAGAGACATACAATGGAGCGAGATTTCTTTTTCAAGTTTGATGCTCTATCCATTGATTGCTTTGGTTTTATACATTGCTGTGATGTATTCTATTGGAAAAGTGAAACGCTATACACCGTTTGCTCAGGATCTCCTGAATCGTATTCACGGATTTAAGAATTTTTTGGAGACGGCGAAGCTTGATAAGCTTCATATGCTTTTTAAGGAGAATCCAGAATACTTCTATGATATGCTGCCTTATGTGATGATCTTTGGATCAACGGAGATCTGGGACGAGTATATGCGCATGATTGCGGTGACGGGTCCAGACTGGTATGTGTCTAATCGACCATTTAGGGCGTATTATATGATGAATACAGTCAATCATTCATTTGCGCGAATGAGCGCTGCGCCTCAACAAAGTTCTTCTGGCGGTGGTTCTGTCGGCGGAGGCGGCGGAGGCGGCGGAGGCGGTTCCTGGTAA
- a CDS encoding formamidopyrimidine-DNA glycosylase, translating into MIELPEAMVLAKQCNQFIVGKVIEEIRVNQSPHKLAWFVGDPEDYIKKLTGKTIEKASAIAGFIELKIEDVRLAFSDGVQLLYTQEGKQIPKKHQLMIRFTDQSVFTAKVQMYGGIWCFQPDEWENKYYEIAKVKPSPLTESFSEAYFKQLMSSEKMMKLSAKAFLATEQRIPGLGNGILQDILFAAGIHPKRKLYTFSESEKSILYSELIAVIKMMVEQNGRDTEKDLFGNPGGYGTKMSRKTVGKPCPKCGEPIQKQAYMGGSVYACPNCQIE; encoded by the coding sequence ATGATTGAGTTACCAGAAGCCATGGTTTTAGCGAAACAATGTAATCAATTTATTGTTGGAAAAGTAATCGAAGAAATCCGAGTCAATCAAAGTCCGCATAAGTTGGCCTGGTTTGTTGGGGACCCGGAAGATTATATCAAAAAATTGACCGGAAAGACGATTGAAAAGGCTTCGGCCATTGCGGGGTTTATTGAATTAAAGATTGAGGATGTTCGTCTTGCATTTAGCGATGGTGTTCAATTGCTCTATACGCAAGAAGGCAAACAAATTCCTAAAAAACACCAATTGATGATTCGATTTACGGATCAATCTGTATTTACGGCCAAAGTTCAGATGTATGGTGGAATATGGTGTTTTCAACCGGATGAATGGGAGAACAAGTACTATGAAATTGCAAAAGTGAAACCATCGCCTTTAACAGAATCATTTTCAGAGGCATATTTCAAACAGCTGATGTCGAGTGAAAAGATGATGAAACTGAGTGCAAAGGCCTTTTTGGCGACAGAACAGAGAATTCCAGGATTGGGGAATGGGATCTTGCAAGATATCCTTTTTGCGGCGGGCATTCACCCAAAGCGAAAGCTATATACATTTTCAGAGAGTGAGAAAAGTATTCTGTATTCCGAACTGATCGCTGTGATTAAGATGATGGTAGAACAAAATGGGCGCGATACAGAGAAGGATCTTTTTGGAAATCCTGGTGGATATGGTACTAAAATGAGCCGTAAGACTGTCGGGAAGCCCTGTCCAAAATGTGGAGAACCGATACAAAAGCAAGCATATATGGGAGGGAGTGTATATGCTTGCCCGAATTGCCAAATAGAGTAG
- a CDS encoding LemA family protein — MGIFIGLGVVVVIIGFVISLYNRLAKLNVNVEESFSSMDVYLKKRYDLIPNLVETVKGYASHEKETLERVIRARNSAMSATDPGEVLEANNQLAMGLKSIFALAESYPDLKANEGFVNLQNQLTKIEEDISNARLYYNGNVKIFNKAIVVFPNVIIANMMGFEKKPFFEIEEAERETVRVQF; from the coding sequence ATGGGAATTTTTATTGGTTTAGGTGTTGTTGTTGTCATTATTGGGTTTGTTATTTCGCTGTATAACCGACTGGCGAAATTGAATGTGAATGTGGAAGAATCGTTCTCATCCATGGATGTGTATTTGAAAAAACGATATGATTTGATTCCTAACTTGGTAGAAACGGTGAAGGGCTATGCCTCTCACGAAAAGGAAACACTGGAGCGAGTTATTCGGGCGAGAAACAGTGCCATGTCTGCGACGGATCCCGGAGAAGTACTAGAAGCAAACAATCAATTGGCTATGGGATTGAAATCAATCTTTGCCTTGGCTGAAAGCTATCCGGACCTTAAAGCCAATGAAGGATTTGTGAATCTGCAGAATCAACTGACAAAAATTGAAGAGGATATTTCTAATGCAAGATTGTACTACAATGGCAACGTGAAGATCTTCAACAAAGCAATTGTGGTATTCCCGAATGTCATTATCGCAAATATGATGGGATTTGAGAAGAAACCATTCTTTGAAATTGAAGAAGCGGAACGCGAAACTGTTCGCGTACAGTTTTAG
- a CDS encoding anaerobic nitric oxide reductase flavorubredoxin: protein MFQINEKVQWVGKIDWELRKFHGDEYSTHRGSSYNSYLIQDEKVVLIDTVWRPFAKEYVEELKKTIDLNQIDYIIANHGEIDHSGALPELMREIPDVPIYCTKNAVKSLKGQYHEDWNFVTVKTGDTLDLGQGKLVFIEAPMLHWPDSMFTYYTKDEILFSNDAFGQHFASELMFNDLVNQAELYQEATKYYANILTPFSSFVTKKINEVMGLNVPVDMICPSHGIIWRDNPTQIVEKYLEWADNYQENQVTIIYDTMWDATRRMAEEIAAGIKAVDPSLNIKLFNVASTDKNDVIAEVFKAKMVVAGSSTINKGILSAMAADLEIIKGLQLKNKKAAAFGSYGWSGESPKQIQKELTEAGFEVWKDPLGTLWNPDEEARETCREFGRKLADWLKP, encoded by the coding sequence ATGTTTCAAATTAATGAAAAAGTTCAATGGGTTGGGAAAATCGATTGGGAATTGAGAAAATTCCATGGAGACGAGTATTCCACGCATCGTGGTTCTTCATATAATTCATACCTGATTCAAGACGAGAAAGTTGTTTTGATTGATACGGTTTGGCGTCCCTTTGCAAAGGAATATGTTGAAGAGTTGAAAAAAACAATTGATTTGAATCAGATCGATTATATCATTGCCAATCATGGAGAAATTGATCATAGTGGCGCTTTGCCTGAGCTGATGAGAGAAATTCCCGATGTGCCAATCTATTGCACGAAAAATGCAGTTAAATCGCTAAAGGGGCAGTATCACGAAGACTGGAATTTCGTAACCGTTAAAACTGGAGATACCTTGGATCTTGGACAAGGAAAATTGGTATTTATTGAAGCCCCCATGTTGCATTGGCCTGATAGTATGTTTACGTACTATACGAAGGATGAGATTCTGTTCAGTAACGATGCATTTGGGCAGCATTTTGCCTCTGAATTGATGTTCAATGATCTTGTGAATCAAGCTGAATTATATCAAGAAGCGACGAAATATTATGCCAATATTCTAACTCCATTTAGTTCGTTTGTAACGAAAAAGATTAATGAGGTTATGGGATTGAATGTGCCAGTCGATATGATTTGTCCATCCCATGGGATTATTTGGAGAGATAATCCTACACAAATCGTAGAAAAATATTTGGAATGGGCTGATAATTACCAGGAAAATCAAGTCACGATTATTTATGATACTATGTGGGATGCAACCCGTAGGATGGCTGAAGAAATCGCTGCAGGGATTAAAGCTGTAGACCCTAGTTTGAATATTAAACTATTTAATGTTGCGAGCACAGATAAAAATGATGTGATTGCGGAAGTATTTAAAGCCAAGATGGTTGTTGCGGGTTCGTCTACAATTAACAAGGGAATTTTGTCTGCGATGGCGGCCGATCTAGAAATTATAAAAGGATTGCAGTTGAAAAATAAGAAAGCAGCTGCTTTTGGCAGTTATGGATGGAGTGGGGAATCTCCAAAACAGATTCAAAAAGAATTAACAGAAGCTGGATTTGAGGTTTGGAAAGATCCTTTGGGTACGCTATGGAATCCAGACGAAGAGGCGCGCGAGACATGCAGGGAATTTGGGCGAAAATTGGCAGATTGGTTGAAACCTTAG
- a CDS encoding pirin family protein, producing the protein MRKIQKLYKGRRSKVGAGVKLIRVFSFYDAERLDPFLLLDYFDSKNPDEYKRGLPWHPHRGMETITYLIHGRIDHGDSLGNNGIIEPLSCQWMTAGRGVLHQEMPQKTPWILGCQLWLNLPKSRKLTNPVYREITEKDLAIYEDDQVHIKVISGVFRHTKGPICKKNKELTYFDVTVFPGKTFSWKIEKSKQCFILRIDGELSIAGEIFKTRGALLTMEEEIRIETQRGGRFFLIAAEPLKEPVAWQGSIVMNTQKEVEEAYHDLEEGTFTR; encoded by the coding sequence ATGCGAAAAATACAAAAACTATATAAGGGGAGGCGATCGAAAGTTGGTGCCGGAGTGAAGCTGATACGAGTTTTTAGTTTTTACGATGCGGAACGACTAGATCCATTTTTGCTACTTGATTATTTCGATTCCAAGAATCCGGATGAGTATAAGCGCGGGTTACCTTGGCATCCTCATCGGGGTATGGAGACGATTACCTATTTGATTCACGGCCGAATTGATCACGGTGACAGTCTCGGAAACAATGGTATAATCGAACCTTTGAGCTGTCAGTGGATGACTGCTGGCAGAGGTGTTTTGCATCAAGAGATGCCTCAAAAAACACCGTGGATTTTAGGCTGTCAATTGTGGTTAAACCTACCAAAATCTAGGAAGTTAACAAATCCTGTATATCGGGAAATTACAGAAAAGGACCTTGCAATTTATGAAGATGATCAAGTTCATATAAAGGTGATTAGTGGTGTCTTTAGACATACAAAAGGACCCATTTGTAAAAAAAATAAGGAACTTACATATTTTGATGTAACGGTATTTCCAGGCAAAACATTTTCGTGGAAAATTGAAAAATCAAAGCAATGTTTTATTTTAAGAATTGATGGTGAATTGTCCATTGCAGGTGAGATTTTTAAGACGAGAGGTGCATTGTTGACCATGGAAGAAGAAATTCGTATAGAAACGCAACGTGGTGGGCGATTTTTCCTGATTGCAGCCGAGCCGTTGAAAGAGCCGGTGGCATGGCAAGGGTCGATTGTAATGAATACACAAAAGGAAGTAGAAGAGGCATACCACGATTTAGAAGAAGGCACTTTTACTCGCTAA
- a CDS encoding YjjG family noncanonical pyrimidine nucleotidase, protein MKYEVVFLDADGTVWDFKRSEEKAFLSTLKSYGVEENLEGVYRRYSRINELLWERLEQGTIKKDELRRKRFEDLFAEFQFKIPIDEFSREYLAAIAQGKDLIDGAEDICRYLSERYRVVVVTNGMKETQNSRMAGSTLEPFIEKMIISDEISIAKPEPGIFEYAMNAIGYKDKERVIMIGDSLSADIAGGVNFGIDTCWINPSKLVAGNNIVPTYEIMDIRELKNIL, encoded by the coding sequence ATGAAATATGAAGTTGTGTTCCTTGATGCAGATGGGACGGTGTGGGATTTTAAACGTTCCGAGGAAAAGGCATTTCTTTCTACGCTGAAAAGTTATGGTGTTGAAGAAAATCTAGAGGGTGTTTATCGGCGTTACAGCAGGATTAACGAACTACTTTGGGAACGATTGGAACAAGGGACGATAAAAAAAGACGAACTTCGCCGAAAAAGGTTTGAAGATCTGTTTGCCGAGTTTCAGTTCAAGATTCCTATTGATGAATTCAGCCGAGAATACTTGGCCGCAATCGCACAGGGAAAAGATCTGATTGATGGTGCAGAAGATATCTGTCGATATTTGAGCGAACGATACAGAGTTGTGGTTGTAACCAATGGGATGAAGGAAACGCAGAATAGTAGAATGGCGGGTTCTACATTGGAGCCTTTCATTGAGAAGATGATTATTTCAGATGAAATTTCAATAGCAAAACCGGAACCTGGAATATTTGAATATGCAATGAATGCAATTGGATACAAAGATAAAGAGCGTGTAATTATGATTGGAGACTCTTTAAGTGCGGATATTGCAGGAGGTGTGAATTTCGGCATTGACACTTGCTGGATCAACCCTTCAAAACTTGTTGCTGGCAACAACATAGTACCGACTTATGAAATTATGGATATACGAGAACTAAAAAATATACTTTGA